From Myxococcales bacterium, the proteins below share one genomic window:
- a CDS encoding NADPH:quinone oxidoreductase family protein, producing the protein MRAVLCSTLTGPDALTVGELPAPSPGPGEVAVDVRAAGLNFPDVLLSYGKYQFKPTPPFVPGGELAGVVAEVGAGVTRFAKGDRVAGTLLHGAFAERVVLPEAACVAIPAEIPFETAAATLLTYVTTLHALEDRAKLRAGETMLVLGAAGGVGVAAIQLGKLLGARVLAAASTDEKVAFCRARGADEGIVYTREDLKERAKALTSGRGVDVVYDAVGGAYSEAALRAIAWEGRHLVVGFAAGDIPKIPLNLALLKGCQIVGVFWGMFAMREPERNRAHAEKVMAWVGEGKLSPHVDSVFPFDQAGAALRAMEARAVRGKVVLVP; encoded by the coding sequence ATGCGCGCCGTGCTCTGCTCGACCCTCACCGGCCCCGACGCCCTCACGGTCGGTGAGCTCCCTGCGCCGAGCCCGGGCCCGGGCGAAGTCGCCGTGGACGTACGCGCGGCGGGGCTCAACTTCCCGGACGTGCTCCTCTCGTACGGGAAGTACCAGTTCAAACCGACGCCACCGTTCGTCCCCGGAGGGGAGCTCGCCGGCGTCGTGGCCGAGGTCGGCGCGGGTGTGACGCGTTTCGCGAAAGGCGATCGCGTGGCGGGCACGCTCTTGCACGGAGCGTTCGCCGAACGGGTGGTCTTGCCCGAGGCCGCCTGCGTCGCGATCCCGGCCGAAATCCCCTTCGAAACGGCGGCGGCGACGCTGCTCACCTACGTGACGACGCTCCATGCGCTCGAGGATCGCGCGAAGCTAAGAGCCGGGGAGACGATGCTCGTGCTCGGCGCGGCGGGGGGCGTCGGCGTCGCCGCCATCCAGCTCGGCAAGCTCCTCGGGGCGAGGGTCCTCGCGGCCGCGTCGACCGACGAGAAGGTCGCATTTTGCAGGGCGCGAGGCGCGGACGAGGGCATCGTCTACACCCGGGAGGACCTGAAGGAGCGCGCGAAGGCCCTCACCTCCGGTCGTGGCGTCGACGTCGTGTACGACGCCGTGGGAGGCGCCTACTCGGAGGCCGCCCTCCGCGCGATCGCGTGGGAGGGACGCCACCTCGTCGTCGGGTTCGCGGCCGGAGACATCCCGAAGATCCCGCTGAACCTCGCGCTCCTGAAGGGCTGCCAAATCGTCGGTGTCTTCTGGGGGATGTTCGCGATGCGCGAGCCCGAACGGAACCGGGCGCACGCCGAGAAGGTCATGGCTTGGGTAGGAGAAGGGAAGCTATCTCCCCACGTCGACTCCGTGTTTCCGTTCGACCAGGCCGGAGCGGCGCTCCGCGCGATGGAGGCCCGAGCGGTCCGTGGGAAAGTCGTGCTCGTGCCGTAA
- a CDS encoding single-stranded DNA-binding protein, whose translation MAEGLNKVMLLGNLGADPELRMTAGGQAILKLRLATTESYLDKSNTRQERTEWHSVTVWGKRGEALAKILAKGSNIFIEGSLRTSSYENGGEERYRTEIVANNILLTGGGRGRGGEAGRSGDDFGGPPPERRGGGGGGYGGGGGGGGGYGGGGGGGGGGGRAPQREAPAAPQDDYGDFGGDDDIPF comes from the coding sequence ATGGCGGAAGGCTTGAACAAGGTGATGCTGCTCGGCAATTTGGGTGCGGACCCCGAGCTGCGAATGACGGCAGGGGGCCAAGCGATCCTCAAGCTTCGCCTCGCGACGACCGAGTCGTACCTCGACAAAAGCAACACACGCCAAGAGCGCACCGAGTGGCACTCGGTCACCGTGTGGGGCAAACGCGGCGAGGCGCTCGCGAAGATCCTCGCGAAGGGCTCGAACATCTTCATCGAGGGCTCGCTCCGCACCTCGAGCTACGAAAACGGCGGCGAGGAGCGCTACCGCACCGAGATCGTGGCGAACAACATCCTCCTCACGGGGGGTGGGCGCGGTCGCGGCGGCGAGGCAGGGCGCTCCGGTGACGACTTCGGCGGGCCTCCTCCCGAGCGCCGCGGCGGTGGCGGTGGCGGCTACGGGGGTGGTGGTGGTGGCGGTGGCGGCTACGGGGGCGGCGGCGGTGGCGGCGGTGGTGGCGGTCGCGCTCCCCAGCGCGAGGCCCCGGCGGCCCCCCAAGACGACTACGGCGATTTCGGCGGCGACGACGACATCCCGTTCTGA
- a CDS encoding ubiquinone/menaquinone biosynthesis methyltransferase, whose product MQQSPIAEVGRREGRESEHATEVRSMFDRIAPTYDTLNRLLSFGIDQRWRHAAVRELRGAAPGPVLDLCSGTMDFVPLLAKAFPGERVVASDFSAEMLERGKHKAPSAERVVADAMHLPFEDASFGAVVCGFGVRNLSDPARGAKEAFRVLRPGGRLVVLEFFRPTGLATRAFHKAYGDVVLPALGGLVSGDRAAYGYLSKSMKAFHSREGYEALLVDAGFRGVRGRDLTLGVASIVVGDKP is encoded by the coding sequence ATGCAGCAATCACCCATCGCGGAGGTCGGCCGTCGCGAGGGCCGGGAGTCGGAGCACGCGACCGAGGTGCGGTCGATGTTCGACCGGATCGCGCCCACGTACGACACGTTGAACCGGCTCTTGTCCTTCGGGATCGACCAGCGCTGGAGGCACGCCGCCGTTCGTGAGCTCCGGGGCGCGGCTCCCGGGCCGGTGCTCGACCTCTGCTCGGGCACCATGGACTTCGTGCCGCTCCTCGCGAAGGCCTTCCCGGGCGAGCGCGTGGTCGCCTCGGATTTTTCGGCCGAGATGCTCGAGCGCGGCAAACACAAGGCCCCCTCGGCCGAGCGCGTGGTCGCCGACGCCATGCACCTGCCGTTCGAGGACGCGTCCTTCGGCGCCGTCGTCTGCGGCTTCGGGGTGCGGAACCTCTCGGACCCGGCGCGCGGCGCAAAAGAAGCCTTTCGTGTGCTCCGACCGGGCGGGCGGCTCGTCGTGCTCGAGTTCTTCCGGCCGACGGGCCTCGCGACGCGCGCCTTCCACAAGGCCTACGGCGACGTCGTCCTCCCAGCGCTCGGTGGGCTCGTCTCCGGCGACCGCGCGGCCTACGGGTACCTCTCGAAGAGCATGAAGGCCTTCCACTCGCGCGAGGGCTACGAGGCGCTGCTCGTCGACGCAGGCTTCCGAGGCGTGCGCGGGCGCGATCTCACCCTCGGGGTCGCCTCGATCGTGGTGGGAGACAAACCATGA
- a CDS encoding D-3-phosphoglycerate dehydrogenase: protein MRLLIADKLHPRAVEELRTLPIEVVYEPELTKESLETQLQNVGILVVRSKEVTAKAIEGARQLNLIVRAGAEASTVDVKAASKGGVYVANCPGKNAGAVAELVMGQLVNLDRRIPDAVASLRAKKWERGEYGKAEGLSGKTIGIAGFGAIGQEVAVRAKAFGLHPVAWSRGLSAQRAAEMGVGHAKTIEELASKSHILTLHLPVNDRTRQLVDKRVLDLLPKRAMLVNVARADLVDYAALKEAVRTRGLRAAVDVYPDEPKGQREYTTDLFDVVPSATGGFVYGTPHIAASTDQAQLAIATETVRVIRSFLVDGTVPNCLNVSNVRAARFQLVIRMLDRVGTLANVLSVIKRHGINIEEVTNTVFEGGDASSTKLRLLSRPSEVCLTEIRAFEEILHLDLVTLPNLA, encoded by the coding sequence ATGCGTCTTCTCATCGCCGACAAGCTCCACCCCCGCGCCGTCGAAGAGCTCCGAACCCTCCCCATCGAGGTCGTCTACGAGCCCGAGCTCACCAAAGAGAGCCTCGAGACCCAGCTCCAGAACGTGGGCATCCTGGTCGTCCGCTCGAAAGAGGTCACCGCCAAGGCGATCGAGGGGGCTCGCCAGCTGAACCTCATCGTCCGCGCCGGGGCCGAGGCCAGCACCGTCGACGTGAAGGCCGCGAGCAAAGGGGGCGTTTACGTCGCGAACTGCCCGGGCAAGAACGCCGGCGCGGTCGCCGAGCTCGTCATGGGGCAGCTCGTGAACCTCGACCGCCGCATCCCGGACGCGGTCGCCTCCCTCCGCGCCAAAAAGTGGGAGCGTGGCGAGTACGGCAAGGCCGAGGGCCTCTCCGGAAAGACCATTGGTATCGCAGGGTTCGGAGCCATCGGCCAAGAGGTCGCGGTCCGCGCCAAGGCCTTCGGCCTCCACCCGGTCGCGTGGAGCCGTGGCCTCTCGGCCCAGCGCGCCGCCGAGATGGGCGTCGGTCACGCGAAGACGATCGAAGAGCTCGCGAGCAAGAGCCACATCCTCACCCTCCACCTCCCCGTCAACGACCGCACCCGCCAGCTCGTCGACAAGCGCGTCCTCGACCTCTTGCCGAAGCGGGCCATGCTCGTGAACGTGGCGCGCGCCGACCTCGTCGACTACGCCGCCCTCAAAGAGGCCGTGAGGACGCGCGGTCTCCGCGCGGCGGTCGACGTGTACCCGGACGAGCCCAAGGGCCAGCGCGAGTACACGACCGACCTCTTCGACGTCGTGCCCTCGGCGACCGGCGGCTTCGTCTACGGGACGCCCCACATCGCCGCGTCGACCGATCAGGCGCAGCTCGCCATCGCCACCGAGACGGTGCGCGTCATCCGCTCGTTCTTGGTCGACGGCACCGTGCCGAACTGCCTGAACGTGTCGAACGTGCGCGCCGCGCGGTTCCAGCTCGTCATCCGGATGCTCGACCGCGTGGGGACGCTGGCGAACGTGCTCTCCGTGATCAAGCGCCACGGCATCAACATCGAAGAGGTCACGAACACCGTGTTCGAGGGCGGCGACGCGTCGTCGACCAAGCTCCGGCTCCTCTCGCGCCCGAGCGAGGTCTGCCTCACCGAGATCCGCGCGTTCGAAGAGATCCTCCACCTCGATCTCGTGACGCTTCCCAACCTGGCATGA
- a CDS encoding alpha/beta hydrolase yields MTEADREAEAAGGPRSLAPSGERRGFATAPDGTRLFYRHSSRTPGPVHAVLSDGILCDGFIWKYLWDELGGLLPVTHWHYPGHGRSARPSDESKVDIASLAVDLHEVARETGDADRVLFGHSMGVQVALEGYHQRPDRVRGLVLFCGSFGKVTSSFRGVPILDVLLPKLTEIAAKQPDIVRALWSRIPADMAMKMARKAGDVDAAKIRDEDMLPYLQHMTHVDFPLFLRMLKGAGEHTSEDYLPEIDVPVLVVAGEKDTFTPAWLSEHMARRMPKAKLVVLPSGSHAAPIEQPDVVLGHVREFLSGLGL; encoded by the coding sequence ATGACCGAAGCCGATCGCGAGGCCGAGGCCGCGGGGGGGCCGAGGTCGCTCGCGCCCTCCGGTGAGCGGCGCGGGTTCGCAACGGCGCCGGACGGGACGCGGCTCTTTTATAGGCACTCGAGCCGAACGCCAGGGCCCGTCCATGCCGTCCTCTCGGATGGCATCTTGTGTGACGGGTTCATCTGGAAGTACCTGTGGGACGAGCTCGGGGGCCTGCTCCCGGTCACGCACTGGCACTACCCCGGGCACGGACGGAGCGCTCGCCCGTCGGACGAGAGCAAGGTCGACATCGCGTCCCTCGCGGTCGACCTGCACGAGGTCGCACGAGAGACGGGCGACGCCGATCGGGTGCTCTTCGGCCACTCGATGGGCGTGCAGGTCGCGCTCGAGGGCTACCACCAGAGACCCGACCGGGTCCGTGGGCTCGTGCTCTTTTGCGGGAGCTTCGGCAAGGTCACGTCGTCGTTCCGGGGTGTGCCCATCCTCGACGTGCTCCTCCCCAAGCTCACCGAGATCGCCGCGAAACAGCCCGACATCGTGCGCGCGTTGTGGTCGCGCATCCCCGCCGACATGGCGATGAAGATGGCGCGCAAGGCGGGCGACGTCGACGCGGCGAAGATCCGCGACGAGGACATGCTGCCCTACTTGCAGCACATGACTCACGTCGATTTTCCGCTCTTCTTGCGCATGTTGAAGGGAGCCGGCGAGCACACGTCGGAAGACTACCTCCCGGAGATCGACGTGCCGGTCCTGGTGGTCGCCGGAGAGAAAGACACCTTCACGCCCGCTTGGCTCTCCGAGCACATGGCGCGGCGGATGCCCAAGGCGAAGCTCGTGGTGCTCCCCTCCGGCTCGCACGCGGCGCCGATCGAGCAGCCCGACGTGGTCCTCGGTCACGTCCGCGAGTTCCTCTCGGGGCTCGGGCTCTGA
- a CDS encoding UbiX family flavin prenyltransferase, with protein sequence MTVRKIVLGITGASGAPYAKRLAQVLRERVRTGELEVGVCLSSTASEVWSLECGGDIREELGLPVYGARDYRAPFASGSAGWHAMAVVPASMGTVSRIAHGTSDTLLTRAADVMLKERRTLVLVPRETPLSTLHLENLTTVSRHGALVLPAMPSFYGKTTTLEQAIDTVVGRVLDHLGITHDLLHRWGAPKEVVS encoded by the coding sequence ATGACCGTCCGAAAAATCGTCCTCGGCATCACGGGCGCGAGCGGCGCCCCCTACGCGAAGCGCCTCGCGCAGGTGCTCCGCGAGCGGGTGCGCACGGGCGAGCTCGAGGTGGGCGTTTGCCTCTCGAGCACCGCCTCCGAGGTGTGGTCCCTCGAGTGCGGCGGAGACATCCGGGAGGAGCTCGGGCTCCCCGTGTATGGTGCACGTGATTACCGCGCGCCCTTCGCGAGCGGGAGCGCGGGGTGGCACGCGATGGCCGTCGTGCCCGCGAGCATGGGCACGGTGTCCCGCATCGCCCACGGTACGAGCGACACGCTGCTCACCCGGGCCGCCGACGTGATGCTCAAGGAGCGCCGCACCCTCGTGCTCGTCCCCCGAGAGACCCCTCTCTCGACCCTCCACCTCGAGAACCTCACCACCGTCTCGCGCCACGGCGCCCTCGTGCTCCCCGCCATGCCCTCCTTCTACGGAAAGACCACGACCCTCGAGCAAGCCATCGACACGGTCGTCGGCCGTGTGCTCGATCACCTCGGAATTACTCATGATTTGCTTCATCGGTGGGGCGCGCCGAAGGAGGTGGTCTCGTGA
- the rpmE gene encoding 50S ribosomal protein L31, with the protein MKEGIHPEYPAANVTCACGNTFVTRSTRGDLQVDVCGACHPFYTGTQKLIDTAGRVDRFRKRYEKKPAKA; encoded by the coding sequence ATGAAAGAAGGCATCCACCCCGAGTACCCCGCGGCGAACGTCACGTGCGCCTGCGGAAACACCTTCGTGACGCGCTCCACCCGCGGCGACCTCCAGGTCGACGTGTGCGGTGCGTGCCACCCGTTCTACACGGGCACGCAGAAGCTCATCGACACGGCCGGCCGCGTCGACCGCTTCCGCAAGCGCTACGAGAAGAAGCCCGCGAAGGCCTGA
- a CDS encoding S41 family peptidase encodes MTHELAAVRTSRLSARWFGLATGAAGFGLGLVVAGSRADATPAEASPYAVTGELARVLVVAEQSYVDPVDRDKALRGAITGMVGSLDPHSHYLSPKDYKEFQNDTKGRFGGIGIEVDARGDEIKVLSPIEGAPAARAGIKPGDVVVAVDGESVRDSGVEKVIKKLRGAAGTKVKLSVRREGTRGILTFDLTREDIHVPSVSSKRLDGNVGYIRLKQFQDKSHEEMLTAAAKLRKEGTLAGVLLDLRNNPGGLVDEASEIADEFLEGGTIYTMRRRGQTIEEERAKAGGAFTQIPVVVLVNEWSASASELLTGALQDHKRAMVVGAATFGKGSVQTILSLPSGAGLKLTIARYFTPSGHAIQADGIHPDVLLETSTRLAADGGAPVVRERDLENHLAPEGPQGGAPPEPRSRDAGAPGTPAPTSESLTVADVPADPTTSKDLVLRTGYQLLRSKIEGR; translated from the coding sequence ATGACCCACGAGCTTGCGGCGGTGCGGACGAGTCGACTTTCGGCCCGATGGTTCGGCCTCGCGACCGGCGCGGCAGGGTTCGGCCTCGGTCTCGTCGTCGCGGGCTCACGCGCCGACGCGACTCCGGCCGAGGCGAGCCCGTACGCGGTGACCGGGGAGCTCGCTCGGGTGCTCGTCGTCGCCGAGCAGAGCTACGTCGACCCCGTCGATCGGGACAAGGCCCTCCGAGGAGCCATCACCGGGATGGTGGGCTCGCTCGATCCGCACTCGCACTACCTCTCTCCGAAGGACTACAAGGAGTTCCAGAACGACACCAAGGGGCGCTTCGGGGGGATTGGCATCGAGGTCGATGCGCGCGGAGACGAGATCAAGGTGCTCTCTCCGATCGAAGGCGCGCCCGCCGCTCGCGCGGGGATCAAGCCGGGTGACGTGGTGGTCGCCGTCGACGGGGAGAGCGTGCGCGACTCGGGGGTCGAGAAGGTGATCAAGAAGCTCCGCGGCGCCGCGGGCACGAAGGTCAAGCTCTCGGTTCGGCGCGAAGGGACGCGAGGGATCCTCACGTTCGATCTCACGCGGGAGGACATCCACGTGCCCTCGGTGTCGTCGAAGCGCCTCGACGGAAACGTGGGGTACATCCGCCTCAAGCAGTTCCAGGACAAGAGCCACGAGGAGATGCTCACGGCCGCCGCGAAGCTCCGCAAAGAGGGCACGCTCGCGGGGGTCCTGCTCGATCTCCGCAACAACCCCGGTGGCCTCGTCGACGAAGCCTCCGAGATCGCCGACGAGTTCCTCGAGGGAGGGACGATCTACACGATGCGCCGCCGCGGTCAGACGATCGAAGAGGAGCGCGCCAAGGCCGGAGGTGCCTTCACCCAGATCCCGGTCGTCGTGCTCGTCAACGAGTGGAGCGCGAGCGCCTCCGAGCTGCTTACGGGAGCGCTCCAAGACCACAAACGCGCGATGGTGGTCGGCGCGGCGACGTTCGGAAAAGGCAGCGTCCAGACCATCCTTTCTTTGCCGAGCGGCGCGGGCCTCAAGCTCACGATCGCCCGCTATTTCACGCCCAGCGGTCACGCCATCCAGGCCGACGGCATCCACCCGGACGTGCTGCTCGAGACCTCCACCCGCCTCGCCGCCGACGGGGGCGCGCCCGTCGTCCGCGAGCGCGATCTCGAAAACCACCTTGCCCCCGAAGGGCCGCAAGGGGGCGCCCCGCCCGAGCCTCGTTCTCGCGATGCCGGCGCGCCCGGCACACCCGCGCCGACCTCGGAGTCGCTCACGGTCGCCGACGTGCCCGCCGATCCGACGACCTCGAAGGATCTCGTGCTGCGGACGGGCTACCAGCTCCTTCGCTCCAAGATCGAAGGCCGCTGA
- the mqnE gene encoding aminofutalosine synthase MqnE has product MLERIREKVRAKERLTEAEGLELFTCPDILGIAALANEVREARHGDATYFNKNLRVEVTNVCMASCLFCSFAKLEAHMPGAHTMTLEEAWSKLEARMDDPPSEVHVVNGLHPGLPFSYYEDLLKGFRRIKPDIHLKCFTGVEIQFFAVHYGMTVQEVLERLRAAGLDSLPGGGAEIFHPEVRSRISADKATADEWLEVHRVAHRMGMRSNATMLYGHIETFEHRVDHLARLRALQDETGGFQAFIPLAFHPDGNGMKNLPAPTAMDDLRTVAVSRLFLDNFDHVKAYWVSMTPKIAQVALSFGADDIDGTIVHETIYKAAGSRSPDGLSEADLVRLIREAGRRPIERDTLYRIVREHEKSALPEAALKVRERKAGRHLTVVA; this is encoded by the coding sequence ATGCTTGAGCGCATTCGTGAGAAGGTCCGTGCAAAAGAACGGCTGACGGAGGCCGAGGGGCTCGAGCTCTTCACCTGCCCCGACATCTTGGGGATCGCGGCGCTCGCGAACGAGGTCCGCGAGGCGCGGCACGGCGACGCGACCTACTTCAACAAGAACCTCCGCGTCGAGGTCACGAACGTGTGCATGGCCTCGTGCCTGTTCTGCTCGTTCGCGAAGCTCGAGGCGCACATGCCGGGCGCGCACACGATGACGCTCGAGGAGGCGTGGAGCAAGCTCGAGGCCCGCATGGACGACCCTCCGAGCGAGGTGCACGTCGTGAACGGCCTCCACCCGGGGCTCCCGTTCTCGTACTACGAGGACCTCTTGAAGGGATTTCGGCGCATCAAGCCCGACATCCACCTGAAGTGCTTCACCGGCGTCGAGATCCAGTTCTTCGCCGTGCATTACGGGATGACCGTGCAGGAGGTGCTCGAGCGGCTGCGCGCGGCCGGGCTCGACAGCCTCCCGGGCGGCGGCGCGGAGATCTTCCACCCCGAGGTGCGCTCGCGCATCAGCGCCGACAAGGCCACCGCGGACGAGTGGCTCGAGGTCCACCGCGTGGCCCACCGCATGGGCATGCGCTCCAACGCGACCATGCTCTACGGTCACATCGAGACGTTCGAGCACCGCGTCGATCACCTCGCGCGGCTCCGCGCCCTGCAAGACGAGACGGGCGGCTTTCAGGCCTTCATCCCGCTCGCCTTTCACCCCGACGGCAACGGCATGAAGAACCTCCCGGCGCCCACGGCCATGGACGACCTCCGCACGGTGGCCGTCTCGCGGCTCTTCCTCGACAACTTCGACCACGTGAAGGCCTACTGGGTCAGCATGACCCCCAAGATCGCGCAGGTCGCGCTCTCGTTCGGGGCCGACGACATCGACGGGACGATCGTCCACGAGACCATCTACAAGGCCGCCGGCTCCCGCTCTCCCGACGGGCTCTCCGAGGCCGATCTCGTGCGCCTCATCCGCGAGGCAGGCCGACGACCCATCGAGCGCGACACGCTCTACAGGATCGTTCGTGAGCACGAAAAGAGCGCCCTCCCCGAGGCGGCGCTCAAGGTGCGTGAGCGCAAGGCCGGGCGTCACCTGACGGTGGTCGCATGA
- a CDS encoding aminotransferase class III-fold pyridoxal phosphate-dependent enzyme, which translates to MPSPTQEKHAKFVLSPWLPQGGLVAPVITRGEGSFIFDEDGKSYFDLGSGLIAVNLGHGHPKVVKAIQEQAAELGYAAPSLFNAKRAELAEELSSISPWAASGEGCRTFFTTAGAEANDDALRIAQHLTGRRKVLSAYRSFHGSTGTAITLTGEDRRWGGEPGFPGISRFFAPYPYRSPFYSESPAQETERAIEHLERVLMHEDPKRVAAIFVESVVGSNGVIVYPEGYLAALRALTEKHGILLVLDEVMTGFGRTGSAFGATRFGVVPDMMTFAKGVSSAYVPLGGLMVRESLAKTFDTKALPSGHTYSGHPMCVAAGLAAVRAYKEEGLFERGREIETWIKDGLAPIVEKYDIVGEARGIGAFFALEFVKSKKGKEPLVAWHGEGGLGVMKTLYAELRKRGVYTFGKFNCTMVAPPLNVAKADLDRALVALDESIGELQKAL; encoded by the coding sequence ATGCCCTCCCCTACCCAAGAAAAACACGCCAAGTTCGTCCTCTCGCCCTGGCTGCCCCAAGGCGGGCTCGTCGCGCCCGTCATCACACGCGGCGAAGGCTCGTTCATCTTCGACGAAGACGGAAAGTCGTACTTCGATCTCGGGTCCGGCCTCATCGCCGTGAACCTCGGCCATGGCCACCCCAAGGTCGTGAAGGCCATCCAGGAGCAGGCCGCCGAGCTCGGGTACGCGGCGCCGTCGCTCTTCAACGCGAAGCGCGCCGAGCTCGCCGAAGAGCTCTCGAGCATCTCGCCGTGGGCCGCGTCCGGCGAAGGGTGCCGCACGTTCTTCACCACGGCCGGCGCCGAGGCCAACGACGACGCGCTCCGCATCGCGCAGCACCTCACCGGGCGCCGCAAGGTGCTCTCGGCCTACCGCTCGTTCCACGGCTCCACGGGGACGGCCATCACGCTCACGGGCGAGGACCGGCGCTGGGGCGGCGAGCCCGGTTTCCCTGGCATTTCGCGCTTCTTCGCGCCCTACCCCTACCGGAGCCCGTTCTACTCGGAGTCGCCCGCGCAGGAGACCGAGCGCGCCATCGAGCATCTCGAGCGCGTGCTCATGCACGAAGATCCGAAGCGCGTCGCCGCGATCTTCGTCGAGAGCGTCGTCGGGTCGAACGGGGTCATCGTGTACCCCGAGGGCTACCTCGCGGCCCTCCGCGCCCTCACCGAAAAGCACGGCATCTTGCTCGTGCTCGACGAGGTCATGACCGGCTTCGGCCGCACGGGCTCGGCCTTCGGCGCCACGCGTTTCGGCGTCGTGCCCGACATGATGACGTTCGCGAAGGGCGTCTCGAGCGCGTACGTGCCCCTCGGGGGGCTCATGGTCCGCGAGTCGCTCGCCAAGACCTTCGACACGAAGGCGCTCCCCTCGGGGCACACCTACTCGGGCCACCCGATGTGCGTCGCGGCGGGGCTCGCCGCGGTGCGCGCCTACAAAGAAGAGGGGCTCTTCGAGCGCGGCCGCGAGATCGAGACCTGGATCAAGGACGGGCTCGCGCCCATCGTCGAAAAATACGACATCGTGGGCGAAGCCCGCGGAATCGGTGCATTTTTCGCCCTCGAATTCGTCAAGAGCAAGAAGGGCAAGGAGCCCCTCGTGGCGTGGCACGGCGAGGGCGGCCTCGGCGTCATGAAGACGCTCTACGCGGAGCTCCGCAAGCGCGGGGTCTACACGTTCGGCAAGTTCAACTGCACGATGGTGGCGCCCCCGCTCAACGTCGCGAAGGCCGATCTCGACCGCGCCCTCGTGGCCCTCGACGAGTCCATCGGAGAGCTGCAAAAGGCGCTCTGA
- a CDS encoding TIGR04563 family protein, translated as MAQRATHRTEEAPLASGDKDSIPNLRTTDSKTDKRKQSLYFPESMLTEIKEEAARLDRSLSWVVQRAWKISRLEIKKLPSVNEVDGDDDDDG; from the coding sequence ATGGCTCAACGCGCTACGCATCGAACAGAGGAGGCTCCCTTGGCGTCTGGAGACAAGGACTCGATCCCGAACCTTCGCACCACCGACTCGAAGACCGACAAGCGGAAGCAGAGCCTCTACTTCCCCGAGTCGATGCTCACCGAAATCAAGGAAGAGGCCGCTCGCCTCGACCGCTCGCTCTCGTGGGTCGTCCAGCGCGCCTGGAAGATCTCGCGGCTCGAGATCAAGAAGCTCCCGAGCGTGAACGAAGTCGACGGCGACGACGACGACGACGGTTGA
- a CDS encoding glycosyltransferase — MSTPPRISIVIPVYNEERILRQAVSELRERLAPFGWTYEIILAENGSKDGTVRIGEELATELPGEVKIISMGEPNYGRALKEGILLSRGEFVVCEEIDLCDTDFHRRAVEILETGEADLVIGSKLASGAEDERPVFRHVASIAYSSMLRILLGFRGTDTHGLKAFRRSALLDVVSACLVEKDVFASEFVIRADRGGVRTREIPVKVKEKRPPSINLWKRVPNVLKSVAKLTYAIRVRG; from the coding sequence ATGAGCACCCCCCCGCGGATTTCGATCGTCATTCCCGTCTACAACGAAGAGCGCATCTTGCGTCAGGCCGTCTCGGAGCTGCGCGAGCGCCTCGCGCCGTTCGGGTGGACGTACGAAATCATCCTCGCCGAGAACGGCTCGAAGGACGGCACCGTACGGATCGGCGAAGAGCTCGCCACCGAGCTGCCCGGTGAGGTGAAGATCATCTCGATGGGCGAGCCCAACTACGGTCGCGCGCTGAAAGAGGGCATCTTGCTCTCGCGCGGCGAGTTCGTGGTCTGCGAGGAGATCGACCTCTGCGACACCGATTTCCACCGGCGCGCCGTCGAGATCCTCGAGACGGGCGAAGCCGACCTCGTCATCGGTTCGAAGCTCGCCTCCGGCGCCGAGGACGAGCGCCCGGTGTTCCGCCACGTGGCGAGCATCGCGTACTCGAGCATGCTCCGGATCTTGCTCGGCTTCAGGGGCACGGACACGCACGGCCTCAAGGCCTTCCGCAGGTCGGCCCTGCTCGACGTCGTCAGCGCGTGCCTCGTCGAGAAAGACGTGTTCGCGAGCGAGTTCGTCATCCGCGCCGACCGCGGCGGCGTCCGGACCCGCGAGATCCCCGTCAAGGTCAAAGAGAAGCGGCCCCCTTCCATCAACCTTTGGAAGCGCGTGCCGAACGTCCTGAAGAGCGTCGCGAAGCTGACCTACGCGATTCGCGTTCGAGGTTGA